In the Octopus sinensis linkage group LG17, ASM634580v1, whole genome shotgun sequence genome, one interval contains:
- the LOC118766705 gene encoding uncharacterized protein LOC118766705, producing MLQRNYLQIIFLFYISLTFGNGLEYLKYFIKVQHCDLKDGKTLMRLDVDNSSCSKRCFEISTCKSFVSRAINPSCILYEDDTSEKTLIKANNTYFYQLRRTVPTKYRDGKCPVDFVYNGYLPSNNDLGITYTQNYTQCFKKCEAEPKCQSSEYSLDTTECRTSAANHTTMNLKFWGSELYADIDKKLWNDFKQSLTFEKINSVGCGLRIFHFYYFVDIKEVSNLTAYSTFSFKQNPYHNLITEAQMDAHSVLDCSHLCTVSSSCIAFSYTNTKCVLKKLI from the exons ATGCTGCAGAGGAATTACCTTCAAATTATTT TTCTCTTCTACATCTCATTGACATTTGGAAATGGAC TTGAATATCTGAAGTATTTTATAAAAGTACAACACTGTGATCTGAAAGATGGTAAAACATTGATGAGACTTGACGTGGATAACTCCAGCTGTTCGAAGAGGTGTTTTGAAATTTCTACATGCAAATCCTTCGTGAGTAGAGCGATAAATCCAAGCTGTATTTTATACGAAGATgacacatcagagaagacactaATAAAAGCAAATAATACCTATTTTTATCAGTTAAGAAGAACTGTGCCGACCAAGTATAGAGACg GAAAATGTCCCGTGGATTTCGTTTACAACGGTTATCTTCCTTCTAACAATGATTTGGGTATCACTTATACTCAGAATTATACACAGTGTTTCAAAAAATGTGAAGCGGAACCAAAATGTCAGTCATCCGAATACTCCTTGGACACAACAGAATGCCGAACGTCAGCTGCGAATCATACTACCATGAATTTGAAGTTCTGGGGAAGTGAACTTTACGCTGATATAGACAAAA aACTTTGGAATGATTTCAAACAGTCCCTTACATTCGAGAAGATTAACTCTGTAGGATGTGGTTTAAGAATTTTCCACTTTTATTATTTCGTTGACA TAAAAGAAGTTAGTAACTTGACTGCTTATTCAACTTTTTCCTTCAAACAAAATCCATATCACAACCTGATAACCGAGGCTCAAATGGATGCTCACTCGGTTCTGGATTGTTCACATTTATGTACGGTATCTTCTTCATGTATCGCCTTTTCATATACTAACACTAAGTGCGTACTAAAGAAACTGATCTGA